CCTACTCACTTTATTGTGCAAAAAGTGTTAAACCAGCAATCTGATGTAAGGCCCCATAATTATGGCATAACAAAACTGAGTAACTGTTTAACATTAGTAAGGCCCCAGCAGGCAGATAATGTATTGTGTCGGTGGGAGAGGTTTTATCTGGTGATTCAAAAATGGCACTTGGAGGTCTCAACGCAGCTCCAATATTAAATTCCTCTGTTGCTCTGGTAATTATAATATTTTCTACCTCACCAAGACTGTTCGGGATTCTTTGTTTAGTGTTTGAGCAGTGGGTTTGAAAACCAGTCTGGAACAGCATGTAGGATATTTTTGAAATTACATTTCATAAGAATTTCTGCAGAAACCCAGTTTTCAATCAAATGAATGTAATTCTATTTGGATGGTATTTCTTCACGCAGCATGTAATCAGGTTGCAGCAGTGACTGCCCAGAAGCTCAGTGTATGAGATCATGTACTGAATTCTTAAAGAGACTTGATAGTTTTATGACTATTAATAACACTGTAAACTATGGGACATGGATATCCAAGTTGCATGCTGCAAGGGGTAAACTAACCAACATTTTATAGTTATAAAGCCTCCCAGGCAGGAAAAGAAAAGCCATTGACAATGAAGGGTAGGAATTAATAAATGACTCATAAACAAAAGCAAAGATTGACATTGTTAAAGCTTTTGAAAGAATatgcaattttatattttcattttgagaCTATTTCAGAGGCAGAAGAATACTGTATAAATTAATTATGCAattcagtattttatttaaaaaaataatttcccaggGTCATTGTTAAATTACAAGAGACATTTTCAAATTGTGTGTGGTTTTGCAAGATCCCTATTTCTGAGATGACTTCCGCACATACCCACCATCTTCAAACTAAACCACCAGCTAAGATGGGTCAATAGCCCAGCACCATTCATATCTGGTTATTGTCTTCCTCTTTCATTGTGTGGCAGCTTATATCCTAACATCTACTGAGTTATCTAAAAGTTAAATAATCTTTTCTCTTCTTTACTCTCTGCTGTCCTGGGGGCAACTGTTTGTTCATTAACTTGTGTATTTCTTGTATGATGCTTTTTACATCTATTCCATTTCTGGAGGCTTCAAGTGCAGCATCGTTGAAAGGAAATATAAGGACAAAATCACCTACTCGAGGGAAGGGCCTTTTGTCTTTAGTGGAGAGAAAATATGGAGGAATAGTTAATTTGTAGTTACATAACTCAGTGGTAGGCAACCGATGGGTGACTTGGACAGATGCATGTGCAGGGTGTCTAGCTCCTGAGAGCTGGTTGCTTTTAGACACTGCCTTTGATTGCGAAGATGTTTTTGGCCTGTTCATCCTTTCCCGGAGCTGTGAGGTTAGTGTTTTCCTTGGATGTGTTCTGGCCATTCTCTCCATCACTATGGCCTCCTTCTTAAACGCACCTCCTGTAACCGCCAAGAGAGACTGCACTGCAGAAGTGGCAGTGCATTCACTTTCTTGCCTAGAAGCAAGGAAATCAGGAGCATCATCTGTTGCATTTTCACCCTGTGCTGTCAAGGGGATGTGTGTTCTACCAGCATAGGAAGCTTTAGTGCCAGCCCCTTTGTTTTCTCTCAAGGTGTCAGTTTGCTTATAATTTAGCAATTCAATGATGTCATGGAGAAGTCTTTTTTTCACTGTTCTGTCGATGGAACAGTCTAGGCGCAAGGCTGGGCTGTAGTTTACTTCTAAAAGCCATGGTTTGAATGTGTCATCGATCAGAATGTCGAACCCAAAGAGCTCAAAGCAATTGGACGTCAGTGGAACAGAAGGGGTTATAGCGAGCAGGGTCAGCATTACAATGTTGTGTATTCTCCGCCACAGAAGCAGGTCGTCCACCTCATGGCTGCGTAGGTAAGAACGGAATTTGCTGAATGTCCATTTGCAGCCACGGCCGAtcccttctttattttttttgtacGAGGCGCCAAATTTATTGATGCTGGTGTTTGTCAGATGGGCATAGACGTTGTCCAGAGAACTAAGGTCAAACTTTTCAGTGGCAAACCTCACTAGCCCTTCTTCATAAGTGTAAATGGTAAGGGGGCAAAAACTGGTGACACAGACATAGAGGCGGAGATCCCATTTGTACCCAGAAATAAGCAAAGGGTTACTAATGTACTTCTGCACAATGACCATGCAATCATATACAAAGTTTTTAATGTCCTGGAAAATGAGAATGCCTCTTCCACGAGATAGACCCACAGGCTTGCAAATCCAGTAGCTTGGCTTTCTGCCCTGTGACTGTCTCTCCTTAGTGTATTCTGCTATAAACTTGACATAGTCGTTAGGCATGATGAATGCCATTGGACTAAACTCGTAAAGAGATGGTCCATAAATTCCCTTCATGCGTTTCAGATGCCTTGCCAGATAGTCTTTCCTTGTGATCCTGACTGTTTCTGGATAGTGATTGAGCCTCTGCCATGGTTTAATGCTACGGTGGTCAGTCATACGGAAAGGGGAGTTCTGCCAGTACAGATTCCAGTCTGCTTCATCTTGCTCTTGTTCATCAAATTCACTCCAACCACGTTCCAGTAAGACCTCACGGACTGCTTCAGGAATGCTCTCATGGAGACGGAAGACCAGAG
This genomic window from Eretmochelys imbricata isolate rEreImb1 chromosome 3, rEreImb1.hap1, whole genome shotgun sequence contains:
- the TTLL2 gene encoding putative tubulin polyglutamylase TTLL2, with the protein product MAYDHDAEDILKPLVFRLHESIPEAVREVLLERGWSEFDEQEQDEADWNLYWQNSPFRMTDHRSIKPWQRLNHYPETVRITRKDYLARHLKRMKGIYGPSLYEFSPMAFIMPNDYVKFIAEYTKERQSQGRKPSYWICKPVGLSRGRGILIFQDIKNFVYDCMVIVQKYISNPLLISGYKWDLRLYVCVTSFCPLTIYTYEEGLVRFATEKFDLSSLDNVYAHLTNTSINKFGASYKKNKEGIGRGCKWTFSKFRSYLRSHEVDDLLLWRRIHNIVMLTLLAITPSVPLTSNCFELFGFDILIDDTFKPWLLEVNYSPALRLDCSIDRTVKKRLLHDIIELLNYKQTDTLRENKGAGTKASYAGRTHIPLTAQGENATDDAPDFLASRQESECTATSAVQSLLAVTGGAFKKEAIVMERMARTHPRKTLTSQLRERMNRPKTSSQSKAVSKSNQLSGARHPAHASVQVTHRLPTTELCNYKLTIPPYFLSTKDKRPFPRVGDFVLIFPFNDAALEASRNGIDVKSIIQEIHKLMNKQLPPGQQRVKKRKDYLTFR